Proteins encoded together in one Catellatospora citrea window:
- a CDS encoding MFS transporter yields the protein MITADAARRRYVLITFLTWLPAGLYTAPLVLLLLDRGLSLGTIAAIGAVYSVAVVVLELPTGGLSDVLGRRPVLAASAVAGLAGLALLGLTGAVWLLVASAVLRGVARALSSGPAEAWYVDAVHAAQGRDADLGPGLARGGMAASAALGIGVLAGGVIPFLWPGTPSPGSAADLFGGLAVPVLLAAVFELILLLVVVFAMPEARGPRPGFGAVLRGVPATVATGLRLAGRDHVLVRVLLVAAATGTGLAVIELLTPAWMAVLSGGAGRGVLAYALVAAIGFAADAAGSALGVPLTRWLGSPGRAACAGTVLAALALGGLAGTATLSRWLGVVAAGAAYLLMFLGLGAAVAPIGRLLHDRVEAAERATVLSVQSLLLQLGAAAGSVALGALAAAYGPGPAFAGSGLLLGVAALTVWGLPRRRDVPARALLLRHVGPRIPARDRPREDRIPRS from the coding sequence GTGATCACGGCGGACGCGGCACGCCGCCGCTATGTGCTGATCACGTTCCTGACCTGGCTGCCCGCCGGGCTCTACACCGCTCCCCTGGTGCTGCTGCTGCTCGACCGCGGGCTCAGCCTGGGCACGATCGCGGCGATCGGGGCGGTGTACTCGGTCGCCGTCGTGGTGCTGGAGCTGCCGACCGGGGGGCTGTCCGATGTGCTCGGCCGCCGGCCGGTGCTCGCCGCGTCCGCGGTCGCGGGCCTGGCCGGGCTGGCCCTGCTCGGGCTGACCGGGGCGGTGTGGCTGCTGGTGGCCTCGGCGGTGCTGCGCGGGGTGGCCCGCGCGCTGTCGTCGGGACCGGCCGAAGCCTGGTACGTCGACGCGGTCCACGCGGCACAGGGGCGCGACGCCGACCTCGGTCCGGGCCTGGCCCGTGGCGGCATGGCCGCCTCGGCTGCGCTCGGCATCGGCGTACTCGCGGGTGGGGTCATCCCCTTCCTGTGGCCTGGCACGCCCTCGCCAGGCTCCGCGGCGGACCTGTTCGGCGGGTTGGCCGTGCCGGTGCTGCTCGCGGCGGTGTTCGAACTGATCCTGCTGCTGGTCGTCGTGTTCGCGATGCCGGAGGCGCGGGGGCCGCGGCCGGGGTTCGGGGCGGTGCTGCGCGGGGTGCCGGCGACCGTGGCGACCGGGCTGCGGCTGGCCGGGCGGGACCATGTGCTGGTGCGGGTGCTGCTGGTCGCCGCGGCGACGGGCACTGGGCTGGCGGTGATCGAGCTGCTGACCCCGGCCTGGATGGCGGTGCTGTCCGGCGGGGCGGGGCGAGGGGTGCTGGCGTACGCGCTCGTCGCGGCGATCGGCTTCGCGGCGGACGCGGCGGGCAGCGCGCTCGGGGTGCCGCTGACGAGGTGGCTCGGCTCGCCGGGGCGGGCCGCCTGCGCGGGCACGGTGCTGGCGGCGCTGGCGCTGGGCGGGCTCGCGGGCACGGCCACGCTCTCGAGGTGGCTCGGGGTGGTCGCGGCCGGTGCGGCGTACCTGCTGATGTTCTTGGGGTTGGGGGCGGCGGTGGCGCCGATCGGGCGGCTGCTGCACGACCGGGTCGAGGCGGCGGAGCGGGCCACCGTGCTGTCGGTGCAGTCGCTGCTGCTGCAGCTCGGCGCGGCCGCGGGCTCCGTCGCGCTGGGGGCGCTGGCTGCGGCGTACGGGCCGGGACCCGCGTTCGCGGGGTCCGGGTTGCTGCTCGGGGTGGCGGCGCTGACGGTGTGGGGGCTGCCGCGCCGTCGGGACGTCCCGGCACGGGCTCTACTGTTACGCCATGTCGGACCGCGTATACCCGCCCGTGATCGCCCTCGCGAAGACCGCATTCCGCGTTCTTGA
- a CDS encoding DMT family transporter: MKRQAWVLLAAMSVLWGIPYLFIKIALTELSPPVVVLGRTLIAVAVLLPLAYRKGALAALRGRWTAIGALSLLHVVAPQLLITYGEVHISSSLTALLLASQPLVIAVLALRFDASERAGARKLFGLFIGLVGVAAVVGFDLGGGDRLELVGAGLVLLAGVSYAGATTLVKKKLSDVPPLGVVVGTTGIASVLLLPAGLLAAPASLPGLDASAAVLALGLLSTALAFLVYYKLIALAGAGSAALVSYTSPAVAVGLGVLLLAEPLTPATVLGFALILLGSWLSTRKPSPKPQPTAPAPTAGPAPAPAPDPARTTPRLPALTR, encoded by the coding sequence ATGAAGCGTCAAGCCTGGGTCCTGCTGGCCGCGATGTCGGTGCTCTGGGGCATCCCGTACCTGTTCATCAAGATCGCGCTGACGGAGCTGTCGCCGCCGGTCGTCGTGCTCGGCCGCACCCTCATCGCCGTGGCGGTGCTGCTCCCGCTGGCCTACCGCAAGGGCGCGCTGGCCGCGCTGCGCGGCAGGTGGACCGCCATCGGGGCGCTGTCGCTGCTGCACGTCGTCGCGCCGCAACTGCTCATCACGTACGGCGAGGTCCACATCAGCTCGTCGCTGACCGCGCTGCTGCTGGCCTCGCAGCCACTGGTCATCGCCGTGCTGGCGCTGCGCTTCGACGCCTCCGAACGAGCGGGCGCCCGCAAGCTGTTCGGGCTGTTCATCGGCCTGGTCGGGGTGGCCGCCGTGGTCGGGTTCGACCTCGGCGGCGGCGACCGGCTGGAACTGGTCGGCGCGGGCCTCGTCCTGCTGGCCGGGGTGTCCTACGCCGGCGCCACCACACTGGTGAAGAAGAAGCTGTCGGACGTGCCGCCGCTGGGCGTGGTCGTCGGCACCACCGGCATCGCGAGCGTGCTGCTGCTGCCCGCGGGCCTGCTGGCCGCCCCCGCGAGCCTGCCCGGCCTGGACGCCTCCGCCGCCGTGCTCGCGCTCGGCCTGCTCAGCACCGCCCTGGCGTTCCTCGTCTACTACAAGCTCATCGCCCTGGCCGGAGCCGGTTCCGCGGCGCTGGTCTCCTACACGAGCCCCGCGGTCGCCGTCGGACTCGGCGTGCTCCTGCTCGCCGAGCCGCTCACCCCGGCCACCGTCCTCGGCTTCGCCCTGATCCTGCTCGGCTCCTGGCTCTCCACCCGCAAACCTTCCCCCAAGCCCCAGCCCACCGCCCCCGCACCGACCGCCGGCCCCGCTCCGGCACCGGCCCCGGATCCCGCCCGCACCACCCCGCGCCTCCCGGCCCTGACGCGTTGA
- a CDS encoding LysR family transcriptional regulator — MIDVQRLRILREVAEHGSFSGAAAALLLTPSAVSQQIAALERSLGTPVVERTTRGTTLTDPGRVLVESADVVLAELVHAQERISRLAQGRAERLAVATFISGGQLLLPPALTGFAAAHPRAELTVLESETEESLALVREGRAELALVYHFDGPPPVRPGDRSGLAWTPLLDDPMRIVVPAAHPLAGRGEIDLAELSGQRWVQGCVSVGELLDGYAAIAGFEVNVSCRTTDYGFAVSLIAAGVGIGLIPSVALAGPPPGVSVLTLRAPAPTRYIGLVTRRGKQSPLVEELTRNLLSAPATLGLP, encoded by the coding sequence ATGATCGACGTACAGCGGCTGCGCATCCTGCGCGAGGTGGCCGAGCACGGCAGCTTCAGCGGAGCGGCGGCGGCGCTGCTGCTCACCCCGTCGGCGGTGTCCCAGCAGATCGCCGCGCTGGAACGCAGCCTCGGCACGCCGGTGGTGGAGCGGACCACCCGCGGCACCACCCTCACCGACCCGGGCCGCGTTCTGGTCGAGTCCGCCGACGTGGTGCTCGCCGAGCTGGTGCACGCGCAGGAGCGCATCAGCCGGCTGGCCCAGGGCCGGGCCGAGCGGCTGGCCGTGGCGACCTTCATCAGCGGTGGGCAGCTGCTGCTCCCGCCCGCGCTGACCGGGTTCGCCGCGGCGCACCCGCGGGCCGAGCTGACCGTGCTGGAGAGCGAGACCGAGGAGAGCCTGGCGCTGGTCCGCGAGGGCCGTGCGGAGCTGGCGCTGGTCTACCACTTCGACGGGCCGCCGCCGGTGCGGCCGGGCGACCGGTCCGGCCTGGCCTGGACGCCGCTGCTCGACGATCCGATGCGGATCGTGGTGCCCGCCGCGCACCCGCTGGCCGGGCGCGGCGAGATCGACCTCGCGGAGCTGTCGGGGCAGCGCTGGGTGCAGGGCTGCGTCAGCGTCGGCGAGCTGCTCGACGGGTACGCGGCGATCGCCGGGTTCGAGGTCAACGTCTCGTGCCGCACCACCGACTACGGGTTCGCGGTGTCGCTGATCGCGGCCGGGGTCGGCATCGGCCTGATCCCGTCGGTGGCGCTGGCCGGGCCACCGCCCGGGGTGTCGGTGCTGACCCTGCGCGCCCCCGCGCCGACCCGCTACATCGGCCTGGTCACCCGCCGCGGCAAGCAATCCCCCCTGGTCGAAGAACTGACCCGCAACCTCCTGTCCGCCCCGGCCACCCTCGGCCTGCCCTGA
- a CDS encoding acyl-ACP desaturase, which produces MTTETTDTLVLLRELEPVVETNLNRHLATAKEWFPHEYVPWSQGSDFDGPLGGQAWDPSQSKLSEVARTSLIVNLLTEDNLPSYHHEIATLYGRDGAWGTWVHRWTAEEGRHGVAIRDYLLTTRAVDPIALERARMVHMETGFTADHPDVLGSLSYVSMQELATRVAHRNTGRISGDPICDALLAKVAADENLHMLFYRNLLMASFELVPNATMEAILRVVKSFQMPGHTIENFGRKSVQIAMAGIYDLRIHHDEVVMPVLRQLKVLERTGLSAEGELAREELVEVLGKLDAAASRFEDKRAAHQARAAARAA; this is translated from the coding sequence TTGACGACCGAAACCACCGACACCCTGGTACTGCTGCGCGAACTCGAGCCGGTGGTGGAGACCAACCTCAACCGCCACCTGGCCACCGCGAAGGAGTGGTTCCCGCACGAGTACGTGCCGTGGAGCCAGGGCAGTGACTTCGACGGCCCGCTCGGCGGCCAGGCCTGGGACCCGAGCCAGTCGAAGCTGTCGGAGGTCGCCCGCACCTCGCTGATCGTCAACCTGCTCACCGAGGACAACCTGCCCAGCTACCACCACGAGATCGCCACGCTGTACGGCCGCGACGGCGCGTGGGGCACCTGGGTGCACCGCTGGACCGCCGAAGAGGGCCGGCACGGCGTCGCGATCCGCGACTACCTGCTGACCACGCGCGCCGTCGACCCGATCGCGCTGGAGCGGGCCCGCATGGTGCACATGGAGACCGGCTTCACCGCCGACCACCCCGACGTGCTCGGCTCCCTGTCGTACGTGTCCATGCAGGAGCTCGCCACCCGCGTGGCACACCGCAACACCGGGCGCATCAGCGGCGACCCGATCTGCGACGCGCTGCTGGCCAAGGTCGCCGCGGACGAGAACCTGCACATGCTCTTCTATCGCAACCTGCTCATGGCCTCGTTCGAGCTGGTCCCGAACGCCACCATGGAAGCGATCCTGCGCGTGGTGAAGTCGTTCCAGATGCCCGGCCACACCATCGAGAACTTCGGCCGCAAGTCCGTGCAGATCGCCATGGCCGGCATCTACGACCTGCGCATCCACCACGACGAGGTGGTCATGCCGGTGCTGCGCCAGCTCAAGGTGCTCGAGCGCACCGGCCTGTCCGCCGAGGGCGAGCTCGCCCGCGAGGAACTGGTCGAGGTCCTGGGCAAGCTGGACGCCGCCGCCTCCCGCTTCGAGGACAAGCGCGCCGCCCACCAGGCCCGCGCCGCCGCCCGCGCCGCCTGA
- a CDS encoding lysophospholipid acyltransferase family protein, translating into MSDRVYPPVIALAKTAFRVLDLRIDVQGAEHVPTTGGAVIACNHISYLDFILCGFAAQPARRLVRFMAKQEIFANRVAGPLMRGMHHIPVDREAGLSSYKAALEALKQGEVIGVFPEATISQSFTVKELKGGSGRMAAAAGVPLIPMALWGPQRLWTKGRPRKLTQRHVAVTILVGEPMHPSKRDKSDIVTAELHRRMQELLDRAQQEYPDKPQGPEDSWWLPAHLGGTAPAPDQVKDSADED; encoded by the coding sequence ATGTCGGACCGCGTATACCCGCCCGTGATCGCCCTCGCGAAGACCGCATTCCGCGTTCTTGACCTGCGTATCGACGTGCAGGGGGCCGAGCACGTGCCCACCACCGGGGGCGCGGTCATCGCCTGCAACCACATCAGCTACCTGGACTTCATCCTGTGCGGGTTCGCGGCACAGCCGGCCAGGCGCCTGGTGCGGTTCATGGCGAAGCAGGAGATCTTCGCCAACCGCGTCGCCGGTCCGCTGATGCGTGGAATGCATCACATCCCGGTGGACCGCGAGGCGGGGCTGTCGTCGTACAAGGCAGCCCTGGAGGCGCTCAAGCAGGGCGAGGTCATCGGTGTCTTCCCCGAGGCGACGATCAGCCAGTCGTTCACGGTGAAGGAGCTCAAGGGCGGGTCCGGGCGGATGGCCGCGGCGGCCGGAGTGCCACTGATCCCGATGGCCCTGTGGGGCCCGCAGCGGCTGTGGACGAAGGGCCGCCCGCGCAAGCTGACGCAGCGGCATGTGGCGGTGACGATCCTGGTCGGCGAGCCGATGCATCCCAGCAAGCGGGACAAGTCCGACATCGTCACAGCCGAGTTGCATCGCCGTATGCAGGAACTTCTCGATCGGGCACAGCAGGAGTATCCGGACAAACCCCAGGGACCCGAGGACTCCTGGTGGCTGCCCGCCCACCTGGGCGGCACCGCTCCCGCTCCCGACCAGGTCAAAGACTCCGCGGACGAGGACTAG
- a CDS encoding helix-turn-helix domain-containing protein, whose amino-acid sequence MSQGEGVRRVGEVEEFKALAHPLRARLLGALREHGPATATELARRFATDTGSTSYHLRKLAQAGFIAEAGDPGHPRARRWQAVHRVNEWSAVDMAATAEGREASAIMRRQQVDILIRDIEAYEAALGSLPAAWVDASGIGDLLVRLTPESVNTLWARFYAHVDELAAQDAADPAARPVSIIVAGLPRDAS is encoded by the coding sequence ATGAGTCAGGGTGAGGGCGTACGCCGGGTCGGCGAGGTCGAGGAGTTCAAGGCGCTGGCGCATCCGCTGCGGGCGCGGCTGCTCGGGGCGCTGCGCGAGCACGGGCCCGCGACGGCCACCGAGCTGGCGCGCAGGTTCGCCACGGACACCGGGTCGACCAGTTACCACCTGCGCAAACTCGCGCAGGCGGGGTTCATCGCAGAGGCCGGGGACCCGGGCCACCCGCGTGCCCGGCGGTGGCAGGCCGTGCACCGGGTCAACGAGTGGAGCGCCGTCGACATGGCCGCCACCGCGGAGGGCCGCGAGGCGTCCGCGATCATGCGCCGCCAGCAGGTCGACATCCTGATCCGGGACATCGAGGCGTACGAGGCGGCGCTGGGCTCGCTGCCCGCCGCGTGGGTCGACGCGTCCGGCATCGGCGACCTGCTGGTCCGGCTCACACCCGAGTCCGTGAACACGCTCTGGGCGCGCTTCTACGCGCACGTCGACGAGCTGGCCGCCCAGGACGCCGCCGACCCGGCCGCGCGCCCGGTCAGCATCATCGTGGCGGGCCTGCCGAGGGACGCGTCGTGA